One genomic segment of [Phormidium] sp. ETS-05 includes these proteins:
- the gap gene encoding type I glyceraldehyde-3-phosphate dehydrogenase, producing MATLKIGINGFGRIGRLVFRAGISNPDIEFVGINDLVPPDNLAYLLQYDSTQGKFNGEVIAKDDGIVVNGKFIPCVSVRNPAELPWGSSGAHYVVESTGLFTNYDGAANHIKAGAKRVIISAPTKDPDKVPTFLVGVNHDKFNPATDDVVSNASCTTNCLAPVAKVIDDNFGLTEGLMTTVHAMTATQPTVDGPSKKDWRGGRGAAQNVIPASTGAAKAVALVLPQLKGKLTGMAFRVPTPDVSVVDLTFRTAKATSYKEICAAMKAASETSLKGILGYTEEEVVSSDFIGDPRSSIFDAGAGMELNSNFFKVVSWYDNEWGYSCRVIDLMLSMAKKEGIL from the coding sequence ATGGCTACATTAAAAATTGGCATCAACGGATTTGGACGCATCGGACGCTTAGTCTTCCGAGCTGGCATCAGCAACCCAGACATCGAATTTGTCGGCATCAACGACCTCGTACCCCCCGATAACCTCGCTTACCTGCTTCAATACGACTCCACCCAAGGCAAATTCAACGGTGAAGTCATCGCCAAAGACGATGGCATCGTAGTTAACGGCAAATTCATCCCCTGCGTATCCGTGCGCAACCCCGCCGAACTGCCTTGGGGTAGCTCCGGCGCCCACTACGTGGTAGAATCCACCGGCTTGTTTACCAACTATGACGGCGCCGCCAACCACATCAAAGCAGGCGCCAAACGGGTCATCATCTCCGCACCCACCAAAGACCCGGACAAAGTGCCCACCTTCCTGGTCGGAGTCAACCACGACAAATTCAACCCCGCCACTGATGATGTAGTTTCCAACGCGAGCTGCACCACCAACTGTTTAGCGCCAGTGGCGAAAGTCATCGATGATAACTTCGGTCTCACCGAAGGTCTGATGACCACAGTTCACGCCATGACCGCCACCCAACCCACGGTCGATGGACCGAGTAAGAAAGACTGGCGCGGTGGTAGAGGCGCTGCCCAAAACGTGATTCCCGCTTCCACTGGCGCCGCCAAAGCTGTGGCCCTGGTATTGCCCCAACTCAAAGGTAAACTCACGGGGATGGCGTTCCGGGTGCCCACTCCCGATGTGTCCGTGGTTGACCTGACTTTCCGCACCGCCAAAGCCACCAGCTATAAGGAAATCTGCGCTGCGATGAAAGCCGCCTCGGAAACTTCCCTCAAAGGGATTTTGGGTTATACCGAGGAGGAGGTAGTTTCCTCTGACTTTATCGGCGACCCTCGGTCTAGTATCTTTGATGCTGGTGCGGGGATGGAACTCAACTCTAATTTCTTTAAAGTTGTTTCTTGGTACGATAACGAGTGGGGTTATTCCTGCCGGGTGATTGATTTGATGCTCTCGATGGCCAAGAAAGAAGGGATTTTGTAA
- a CDS encoding photosystem I reaction center subunit II PsaD — MADTLTGQPPKFGGGTGGMLTKALVEEKYAITWTSKKEQVFEMPTGGAAIMNEGENLLYLARKEHCLALGTQLRTKFKPKIEDYKIYRIYPSGEMEYLHPKDGVFPEKVNEGREAVGKIDHSIGKNTEPSKIKFTTKKPYDA, encoded by the coding sequence ATGGCAGATACCCTGACTGGACAACCACCAAAGTTTGGCGGCGGCACCGGCGGCATGCTGACCAAAGCCCTAGTGGAAGAAAAATACGCCATCACCTGGACCAGCAAAAAGGAGCAGGTGTTTGAAATGCCCACCGGGGGCGCTGCCATTATGAACGAAGGGGAAAACCTCCTTTATCTGGCACGCAAAGAACACTGCCTAGCTCTAGGCACCCAGTTGCGCACCAAGTTCAAGCCCAAAATCGAAGACTACAAAATCTACCGCATTTATCCCAGCGGTGAGATGGAGTACCTGCATCCCAAGGATGGCGTCTTCCCCGAGAAGGTGAACGAAGGTCGCGAAGCCGTGGGCAAAATCGACCACAGCATCGGCAAAAACACCGAACCCTCGAAAATCAAGTTCACCACCAAAAAGCCTTACGATGCCTAA
- the trpE gene encoding anthranilate synthase component I produces the protein MIFPDFPQFCELAAKGNFVPVYQEWVADLDTPVSAWYKVCAGHPYSFLLESVEGGEKIGRYSLLGCDPLWILETRGNRTTKTDRSQQIEVFEGDPFEILSRCLASIKPVHLPELPSGLGGLFGFWGYELIRWIEPRVPVHEFQEGDLPDGLWMQVDSLLIFDQVKRKIWAIAYADLRDPNVNLDVAYATATSRVRDLVTKLSQPLTEQKPGFLTGSAVNPQRLWQKPGFSEGARNADFTSNTGEERYCQNVLKAKEYIKAGDIFQVVLSQRLTTEYAGDPFSLYRSLRSINPSPYMAYFHLLDWQIIGSSPEVMVKAENTADGSRLATVRPIAGTRHRGKTAAEDAALAADLLADPKELAEHVMLVDLGRNDLGRVCVKGTVKVDDLMTIERYSHVMHIVSNVVGQLPEDQTAWDLLKACFPAGTVSGAPKIRAMEIIHELEADRRGPYSGAYGYYDFEGQLNTAIAIRTMIVRSQGNGKHTVSVQAGAGLVADSDPQKEYQETLNKARGLLEAIRSLT, from the coding sequence ATGATTTTTCCCGATTTCCCTCAATTTTGCGAGCTGGCTGCTAAGGGCAATTTCGTGCCGGTGTATCAGGAATGGGTAGCGGATTTAGATACGCCGGTTTCCGCATGGTACAAGGTTTGCGCCGGACACCCTTACAGTTTCTTGCTCGAATCGGTGGAAGGGGGGGAGAAAATCGGGCGTTACAGCCTCCTCGGATGTGACCCCCTGTGGATTTTGGAGACTCGGGGCAACCGCACCACTAAGACCGATCGCTCCCAACAAATCGAAGTGTTTGAGGGAGACCCGTTTGAGATTCTCAGCCGCTGCTTGGCATCAATCAAACCGGTGCATTTACCCGAACTACCTTCAGGGTTGGGGGGATTGTTCGGTTTCTGGGGTTATGAACTAATCCGCTGGATTGAACCCCGAGTGCCAGTGCATGAGTTTCAAGAAGGAGATTTGCCTGACGGGTTGTGGATGCAGGTAGATAGCTTGCTGATTTTTGACCAAGTGAAACGGAAGATTTGGGCGATCGCCTACGCTGACTTGCGCGACCCCAATGTAAACCTAGATGTAGCATATGCCACAGCCACATCTCGCGTCCGCGATTTAGTCACCAAACTGAGCCAACCCCTAACGGAGCAGAAACCGGGTTTCTTAACAGGGTCCGCCGTTAACCCCCAAAGACTATGGCAGAAACCCGGTTTCTCCGAGGGAGCCAGGAACGCCGATTTTACCAGCAACACCGGCGAAGAACGCTACTGCCAAAATGTCCTGAAAGCCAAAGAATATATCAAAGCTGGGGATATTTTCCAGGTGGTTCTTTCCCAACGCCTAACCACGGAATACGCCGGGGACCCCTTCAGTCTCTACCGCTCCCTGCGCTCCATCAACCCTTCTCCCTACATGGCTTATTTCCACTTACTCGACTGGCAGATTATTGGCTCTAGTCCAGAAGTGATGGTAAAGGCGGAAAATACCGCCGATGGCAGCAGACTCGCCACGGTCCGCCCGATCGCAGGCACCAGACATCGGGGCAAAACCGCCGCCGAAGATGCCGCCTTAGCCGCAGATTTGCTCGCGGACCCCAAAGAACTGGCGGAACACGTGATGTTAGTTGACTTGGGCCGCAATGATTTGGGTCGGGTTTGTGTCAAAGGCACGGTGAAGGTAGATGATTTGATGACGATCGAGCGGTACTCCCACGTGATGCACATCGTCAGCAATGTGGTGGGACAGCTCCCCGAAGATCAAACCGCCTGGGACCTACTCAAAGCCTGTTTCCCCGCCGGAACCGTCAGCGGCGCTCCCAAAATTCGGGCAATGGAAATCATTCACGAATTAGAAGCCGATCGCCGTGGCCCCTATTCCGGCGCTTATGGTTACTATGACTTTGAGGGACAGCTCAACACCGCGATCGCCATCCGCACCATGATTGTCCGCAGTCAAGGGAACGGCAAACACACCGTTTCCGTTCAAGCCGGAGCCGGATTAGTCGCCGACTCTGACCCCCAAAAAGAATACCAAGAAACCCTCAACAAAGCCAGAGGCTTACTCGAAGCCATCCGCTCCCTCACTTAG